In the genome of Synchiropus splendidus isolate RoL2022-P1 chromosome 2, RoL_Sspl_1.0, whole genome shotgun sequence, the window TATCTGAGACCTCCACTTCTGTTGACATAACATGACAAGGCACGGACTGGACACAACCTGTGCATTCTTACCTATTGGTCAttctgatgaggaggatggaaaGACCTCAAGATGACCACCTGCGACAGGTACGCCAATATGATCACCTTCGTCTTGAAAGCTGGATTGGGGTGAAAGGTCAAGTCCCCATCACCCCCAAAAGACGTACACCTGAGATTGACTGACAAAGCCGCCAGGTTACTCACCCGCTTTGCCGTAGCCAAGGCTGTCTTCAGAATCAGATCCTCAGGTGAAGACTCTGCCAAAGGTTCAAACAGGGAATTACAAAGCCCCTCCAGAACCACTTGAAGACACTCTCTCGGAATCAGACTCCTAAAAGAAGCATTGGATGACTCCTCGCTGAGAAGCGACCCAGACACTAGTGTCCCAACATAATGGCAGCCGCAAACACGTTCAGTGTAGAAGCTTCCCGTCCTTTATCCAGCAGATCCTGGAGAAAGGAAAGAACACCAGCGAGAGCACAACTAACCTGCATGAGGCCTTAAGACTCATACCAGTTCACAAAGAAGTCAGTGGCTGGAGCTGGAGCACTCTATACCGTCGAAGCAACTGCACCCGACAATGCCATGTCAAGCAATTTCAACCTTTCAACATCCAAACCTTGTGAGGAAGTCTGAGCATGGACATGCTCGACACACACCTCCGGTGATGACCATTTAGTTGTTGGGCGTGAGTTGAAGAACTGCAAATGTGCTGTGACCAAACACGTGGCACAGGCATCGTGCTGGTCTGCAGCATCAGGACCGAGCTCATATGACTTGCAGGTACCAAATATTACTGAGTACTTAGCACCCAATGATAATCACAAGTCAAAGGCTGAGTTTAAAAAGAGGCTGAACAGCGGAAGACAAGGGGGTTATAGGTGGTGGGCGGTGCCTACCTGGGCAGTGAGCCCATCAATCGAAGTCTAGGACCGAGCCCAGTGCATCCATGTGGATTAACCAACCACAAAGAGCggtagagggcggagcacatatggcATAGAAGTGGAATAGAATAGTTTACAGCAAACGATAATCCATGTAATTTTACCGAGAAAATGATACCTCTAGCGTTCAGCAACTCTATGTGAACATTCAGTCTGGTCCAAGATAAGTCACTTGATATCCAGGTGAAAATAACTTCAAGTAGCAAGTGGTATTAGACGGAGCCATTGactttcattgaaaaaagtaaaagtgaataaataagtaaaagcTGCAACAAATACagttttctgaataaaaaaaatgtgaggcTGTCGACCTTTCACCTCAGCGGTCtgccattatatatatatttaatatgaaaacaaatgtaccgTACTCCTCGGAAACGCCAGTAGATGGTGCCAAAGTAGTATTTCCCGCCTATGTTTTAGTTCCTGTTACACATTACTAACCGAAAAGCTTCGAAGAATGTCTGTCTTCCTGCAGTGGTATCTTCATGCACTGTCATGCACAAACTCTCGATGGGTTGCTGTCTCTCACCATTCTAAAGGACACCAAGCCAAAACCGCATTTATTGATTatgtgactttttctttttttgcagacAAAGCATGTAAAAATGCTCATTTTATAGATTTTAATGTgcatatctattttttttttttacttctgcttttgtgtcaccattttttttattttattttagacattgaattcttcttctcttcccatGTATTAAGAAAGTAccagtgaaaataaatatatataaataaataagatatcagtgattcagatttttattgaagtaaaaaTATGTTAAATTCATGTTTCCTTTGACAAAGTGTTTCCCATCTGCGATGTGAAATCCTGATTTACTGAATAATATATCTTGAGCACTTCTGTTAGAATGTATCATTTAGCCATCTGCAGCTGACAGATGCTCTGCAGCAacctcaaacaggaagtgggcagAACTGAGTTGATACAGAGCTGCGACACATTTTCCACTCTAACTTGtaaagatatatatagatattgtCATAAACAAGTCCGAGCTTTGAAGACTTTTTTCCTCAGCGGGAAGTAACATTTTCTTCTTGTTGACTTGAGGACTCTTCAGTTGATCATCCTGGATCTCATGGGGTTCTGCTGATTACTTGGATGACCTCAGACAAAAGACTGAAAAATGCCTGTGATTGTACTGGACGTGAAAGACTTCACCACTCCTCTCTTCTTCGTGAGAACATTGGAAGTGTTTTCAACTTGTGCAACTTTTAGTCTGGTGGGCTCTCTACACTGCATCGACGACGACGTCCAGCGACATGCTAATACCTTCTGGATCCTCTGCATGTTCACCTGGTGCTTCTTCTTCACGGTGACTCTCTTCATCCATATTCTGAGCCTGGTCCAGTTTCACAGCATCATCCCAGTctcctggaagaacttgacaGTGACTGTGGCTGCTTTAGGCACTCTCATGTGCCTCAGCGCCTCAGTCATTTATCCTCTGTTGGTCGTGAACCTTGGAAAAAGCCAGTCTTATTGTGTGGCAGTGGCTGTGACTTCCTGTCTAACAGTCATCACTTATGCCTCAGAGACCTACATCCTAATTTGTACCCAggctgaggagcagagaggatATATGGGTCGTGTATGTGGCATCTTCAAGATCGTCCAGCTGTGGGGAAACTGTCATATGATCACCTTGATCATGGAGTCGAACCACTCCCCGTTGAGCTCTGTCCCTGAGTGGCAGCTGTTGCTCTCTgctgtgtctgtctgtatcttCATGTCTGTCACCACGTTGCTGGTGATATGTGGTGACTTCGCTGGCCGCTGTCCTCTGCCTTTTGACAGATTTTTGGGTGTCTTCAATCTGATCGGAGTCTTGCTGTACATGGCGGCCACAGTCATCTGCGTGACAAAGATACTGGAAAACACTCCTACAGAGATGTTGCTGGTCGTCATGGAGACAGTGGTGGCTGGGATCACACTTCTGGCATACACCATGGACTTTGCCT includes:
- the LOC128754700 gene encoding myeloid-associated differentiation marker-like, whose product is MPVIVLDVKDFTTPLFFVRTLEVFSTCATFSLVGSLHCIDDDVQRHANTFWILCMFTWCFFFTVTLFIHILSLVQFHSIIPVSWKNLTVTVAALGTLMCLSASVIYPLLVVNLGKSQSYCVAVAVTSCLTVITYASETYILICTQAEEQRGYMGRVCGIFKIVQLWGNCHMITLIMESNHSPLSSVPEWQLLLSAVSVCIFMSVTTLLVICGDFAGRCPLPFDRFLGVFNLIGVLLYMAATVICVTKILENTPTEMLLVVMETVVAGITLLAYTMDFAFSIKSLCDRSH